Proteins from a single region of Gavia stellata isolate bGavSte3 unplaced genomic scaffold, bGavSte3.hap2 HAP2_SCAFFOLD_53, whole genome shotgun sequence:
- the LOC132321126 gene encoding ubiquitin carboxyl-terminal hydrolase 42-like, which translates to MGNDSFIAEGMAPPQRILFPPEKICMGWQQRQRAGAGLHNLHNTCFLNSVLQCLTYTPPLANYLLSREHSLSCRQLGFCMMCRMEAHVNMVLRSSASAIEPWAVLSVLKRIGEHFQLGMQEDAHEFLRYTVDAMQRACLSGSSDLDISSQSTTVVHQIFGGFLRSRVTCLSCKAVSDSYETFLDVPLDIKAASSVSAALKDFVKPEQLDGENCFKCSKCDKIVAASKRFTIHRAPKVLTVCLKRFDHFTGGKISKVVEYPMYLDLRPYTSQTAGEPLLYSLYAVLVHSGGSCHTGHYFCYTKASNGLWYEMDDSSVVPCDFNTVLRQQAYLLFYVR; encoded by the exons ATGGGGAACGACTCCT TCATTGCCGAGGGAATGGCTCCGCCACAAAGGATCCTCTTTCCCCCGGAGAAGATTTGCATGGGCTGGCAGCAACGACAGAGAGCTGGAGCGGGACTCCACAACCTGCACAATACGTGCTTCCTCAACTCCGTCCTGCAGTGCCTGACGTACACACCCCCTCTGGCCAACTACCTGCTCTCTCGTGAGCACAGCTTGTCGT gtCGCCAGCTAGGCTTCTGCATGATGTGCAGAATGGAAGCGCACGTTAACATGGTCTTGCGTTCCTCCGCCAGTGCCATCGAGCCTTGGGCTGTCCTCAGTGTCCTCAAGC GAATAGGAGAACATTTCCAGCTTGGCATGCAGGAAGACGCCCACGAGTTCTTACGCTATACTGTCGATGCCATGCAGAGAGCTTGTCTGAGTGGAAGCAGCGA cttggacATCTCTTCTCAATCAACTACCGTTGTCCATCAAATATTTGGGGGCTTTCTGAGATCCAGAG tcacgtgcttgagctgcaaagcGGTTTCTGATTCCTACGAGACCTTCCTGGATGTTCCTCTGGATATAAAA gcagcctcaTCGGTCAGCGCAGCTCTCAAGGACTTTGTgaaacctgagcagctggatggtgaaaactgctttaaatgtagcAA GTGTGACAAGATAGTTGCCGCCTCCAAGAGGTTTACAATCCATCGGGCGCCAAAGGTTCTCACGGTGTGTCTGAAAAGGTTTGACCATTTCACCGGCGGGAAGATCAGCAAG GTTGTGGAGTATCCCATGTACTTGGATCTTCGGCCATACACGTCTCAGACAGCTGGAGAACCGCTCCTCTACTCCTTATATGCTGTCCTGGTGCACAGCGGTGGCAGCTGTCATACAGGACACTATTTCTGCTACACGAAG GCCAGCAATGGACTGTGGTACGAGATGGACGATTCGTCTGTGGTTCCCTGTGACTTCAACacagttctcaggcagcaagcCTATTTACTGTTCTATGTCAGGTAA